In Gordonia phthalatica, one genomic interval encodes:
- a CDS encoding DUF4192 domain-containing protein, with amino-acid sequence MTNSLSIPAGGHTRGPRDPDTLLAAVPGLLGFVPERSIVLLVFRDDRAVAATMRHDLELTRAGLPTSGMKQLFERLGSLAATYDAVGTVAVIIDDRFPADDPRHAKTAAAVNRAFTQAGGLSAAFAMTEATVDARWHTVWRPTGKRTPPPPFVGDVLDTGALSDPNTSPTALERAVSSGRRILARRSEMETLLTAEPHCAEPGCTGASPQPYVHSPDAADARGLRLTLAVVDRFAVGDTELTCQELNDIAAALVSVHVRDALLGLSLTGIRPAVEDLWRMLTRRLRGPARAAAATLLGHLHYMAGEGAYAGVAFRVAHEADPDYNLANLLDTALINGMRPRDLGGLAELAYDVSRRLGAQLPPAVYEAAG; translated from the coding sequence ATGACGAATTCACTGAGCATCCCAGCAGGCGGTCACACCCGAGGCCCCCGTGACCCCGACACCCTTCTCGCCGCCGTCCCGGGCCTCCTCGGCTTCGTGCCCGAACGATCCATCGTCCTCCTGGTCTTCCGGGACGACCGCGCGGTGGCGGCCACCATGCGCCACGACCTCGAACTCACCCGCGCCGGCCTTCCGACGAGCGGCATGAAGCAGCTCTTCGAACGACTCGGCTCGCTCGCCGCCACCTACGACGCCGTCGGCACCGTCGCCGTCATCATCGACGACCGATTCCCGGCCGACGATCCCCGTCATGCCAAGACGGCGGCCGCTGTGAACCGCGCCTTCACGCAGGCGGGTGGACTGTCGGCGGCGTTCGCGATGACGGAGGCGACGGTCGACGCCCGGTGGCACACGGTGTGGCGGCCGACGGGGAAGCGGACGCCCCCGCCGCCGTTCGTCGGCGACGTCCTGGACACCGGAGCGCTCAGCGATCCGAACACGTCGCCGACGGCGCTGGAACGTGCGGTGAGTTCCGGCCGCCGGATCCTGGCGCGCCGGTCGGAGATGGAGACGCTGCTGACGGCGGAGCCGCACTGCGCGGAGCCGGGATGCACGGGGGCGTCGCCGCAGCCGTACGTGCACTCGCCGGACGCCGCCGATGCACGCGGACTGCGACTGACGCTCGCCGTCGTGGATCGATTCGCGGTCGGCGACACGGAACTGACCTGTCAGGAACTGAACGACATCGCCGCGGCGTTGGTCTCGGTGCACGTCCGGGACGCGCTGCTCGGACTGTCGTTGACGGGGATCCGACCTGCCGTCGAAGACCTGTGGCGGATGCTGACGCGACGACTGCGCGGTCCGGCCCGTGCCGCGGCCGCCACTCTGCTCGGTCACCTGCACTACATGGCCGGGGAGGGTGCCTATGCGGGCGTCGCGTTCCGGGTGGCGCACGAGGCGGATCCGGACTACAACCTGGCGAATCTGCTCGACACCGCGCTGATCAACGGGATGCGACCCCGCGACCTGGGCGGGCTCGCCGAGCTGGCCTACGACGTCTCGCGGCGGCTGGGGGCGCAGTTGCCGCCCGCCGTCTACGAGGCCGCAGGCTGA
- a CDS encoding metal-dependent transcriptional regulator, with the protein MNDLVDTTEMYLRTIYDLEEEGIIPLRARIAERLEQSGPTVSQTVARMERDGLLRVAGDRHLELTEKGRELAVSVMRKHRLAERLLVDVIGLPWDQVHDEACRWEHVMSENVERRIVEVLDNPTTSPYGNPIPGLDLLGLDLVAGSDEAVRLVDLPQGDSTVVVVRMSEHAQSDPELIAELRQAGVVPNARISVNVAPRAVIITTPGHDGLTLSSEISHAIFVRKS; encoded by the coding sequence GTGAACGATCTTGTCGACACCACAGAGATGTATCTGCGGACGATCTACGACCTCGAAGAGGAGGGGATCATTCCGCTGCGTGCTCGCATCGCCGAGCGCCTCGAACAGAGTGGGCCGACCGTTTCGCAGACCGTCGCCCGCATGGAACGTGACGGCCTGCTGAGGGTGGCAGGCGACCGTCATCTCGAACTCACCGAGAAGGGCCGCGAGCTGGCCGTCTCGGTGATGCGCAAGCACCGCCTCGCCGAGCGCCTGCTGGTGGACGTCATCGGACTGCCCTGGGATCAGGTGCACGATGAGGCCTGCCGGTGGGAGCACGTGATGAGCGAGAACGTCGAGCGCCGGATCGTCGAGGTCCTCGACAATCCGACCACCTCGCCGTACGGCAACCCGATCCCGGGACTGGATCTCCTCGGTCTGGACCTGGTCGCCGGCTCGGACGAGGCCGTCCGCCTGGTGGACCTGCCCCAGGGCGACAGCACCGTCGTCGTCGTGCGCATGTCCGAACACGCGCAGTCCGACCCCGAGCTGATCGCCGAACTGCGCCAGGCCGGCGTGGTGCCCAACGCCCGCATCTCGGTGAACGTCGCGCCCCGCGCCGTCATCATCACCACCCCGGGCCACGACGGCCTGACCCTCTCGTCGGAGATCTCGCACGCGATCTTCGTTCGCAAGAGCTGA
- a CDS encoding acetoin utilization protein AcuC — protein sequence MSAAIIWSEHFMDYKWAYTHPMSPVRLALTMSLARSLGVLDDVETAEPLPVDDTVLTTVHSQGYIDAVRAVSTGATSMNAPVLERLFGLGSADNPIFQGMHDAGSMLVGGSLAAAQAIASGRVRRAVNIGGGMHHAMKGHAAGFCIYNDCSIAIKWLLENGYDRIAYIDVDAHHGDGVQAQFIGDPRVMTISLHQHPATLWPGTGWATEVGEGDAAGTAVNVGLMPGLADGLWLRAFNAVVPSMIAAFKPQILVTQIGVDSHRDDPLTDLALTVDGHAAAIRALRDLADRYCEGRWLSVGGGGYGVVNVVPRSWTHLIAAALDRDVDPTTAVGADWLAGAQDLAATVHPDYRRPPEATMGDGGTTDFVPWDGNSGAEPPPGVSEAAQRQTDKAIIATRRAVFPLHGLDPEDPRD from the coding sequence ATGAGCGCGGCGATCATCTGGAGTGAGCACTTCATGGACTACAAGTGGGCTTACACCCACCCGATGAGTCCGGTTCGACTGGCGTTGACCATGTCGTTGGCGCGGAGTCTCGGCGTCCTCGACGACGTCGAGACGGCCGAACCACTGCCCGTCGACGACACCGTCCTGACCACCGTGCACTCGCAGGGCTACATCGACGCGGTCCGTGCCGTCAGTACCGGTGCCACGTCCATGAACGCACCGGTCCTGGAGCGACTGTTCGGGCTCGGCAGCGCCGACAACCCGATCTTCCAGGGCATGCACGACGCAGGCTCCATGCTCGTCGGCGGCTCCCTCGCCGCGGCACAGGCCATCGCGTCCGGCAGGGTCCGCCGAGCGGTGAACATCGGCGGCGGCATGCACCACGCCATGAAGGGGCACGCGGCCGGCTTCTGCATCTACAACGACTGCTCCATCGCCATCAAATGGCTGCTGGAGAACGGCTACGACCGGATCGCCTACATCGACGTCGACGCCCACCACGGCGACGGGGTGCAGGCCCAGTTCATCGGTGACCCGCGGGTCATGACGATCTCGCTGCACCAGCACCCGGCCACACTGTGGCCGGGAACCGGGTGGGCCACCGAGGTCGGGGAGGGCGATGCGGCGGGCACCGCGGTCAACGTCGGACTCATGCCGGGCCTGGCCGACGGCCTGTGGCTGCGGGCCTTCAACGCCGTGGTGCCGTCGATGATCGCCGCCTTCAAGCCGCAGATCCTGGTGACGCAGATCGGCGTCGACAGCCACCGCGACGACCCGCTGACCGACCTCGCCTTGACCGTCGACGGACACGCCGCAGCGATTCGAGCGCTGCGCGATCTCGCCGACCGCTACTGCGAAGGTCGCTGGCTGTCGGTCGGCGGCGGCGGATACGGCGTGGTCAACGTGGTACCGCGCAGTTGGACGCATCTGATCGCGGCGGCGCTCGACCGCGATGTGGATCCGACGACCGCCGTCGGCGCCGACTGGTTGGCGGGCGCGCAGGACCTGGCGGCCACGGTCCACCCCGACTATCGGCGACCGCCGGAGGCCACTATGGGCGACGGCGGCACCACCGACTTCGTGCCGTGGGACGGGAACAGCGGCGCCGAACCCCCGCCCGGCGTGTCGGAGGCCGCCCAGCGCCAGACGGACAAAGCCATCATCGCCACTCGTCGTGCGGTCTTCCCGCTGCACGGACTGGATCCGGAGGACCCGCGTGACTGA